The following is a genomic window from Staphylococcus capitis subsp. capitis.
ATTAAGTTGCTTTGAGCAGCTTTATCAACTTGTTTAATTGCAAAACTTAATAATTCATTTTTGTTTTCAGCATCAGTAGAGATAGCTGTTTTAGCGCGTTTAACTGCTGTACGCATTGCATTCTTTTTAGAGATATTACGTGCTTCAGCTGTTTCAGTTGTTCTAACACGTTTAACTGCAGATTTAATGTTTGGCATTTCTGTCACCTCCTAAAAGTGAGCTTAACTTATCAAAATTTATTTGATTACAACAAGAAATATTTTATCAAATGTCTTACCTTTGTGCAATCATTTATTTATGCGTAATATTAATCATGTTTAGTAACTTTAACTATTGGAAAGTGTGTTTT
Proteins encoded in this region:
- the rpsT gene encoding 30S ribosomal protein S20, coding for MPNIKSAVKRVRTTETAEARNISKKNAMRTAVKRAKTAISTDAENKNELLSFAIKQVDKAAQSNLIHSNKADRIKSQLMTANK